GTGCAGAGCAGTAGGAAATGGAAGTGCTCGCCGCAGCGGTGCAGGATGGCGAAACCGACCTCGCCGTGCCGGCCGGCGGCAAAGCCTTCCGCCGCCTGCCGCGCCAGCGCGACGATCGCAGCCTCGATGCCCGCCTCGGCGATCTCATACCATTTCAGCACCGCTTGCGGCGCGACGAGGTTGTCGCCGATCGCGACCCGTTTCAGCTGGGCGCCCTGCCCGGCGGGCGCGTCCATTTCCACGATCCGCACTGTCATCCTCCCGCGCAGTCAGGCTTTGAACCCGCTTGCGGGCAACGATAGCGCGCCTGCTGCCAGCCGGAGTCGGCAGCGATGCCAGGCATGCGCCCAGCGTTAGACTAGGGCCGCTTCACCTTCACCCCTGCCAGCAGCCAGCCGCCCAGCAGGAAAAACCCGATCAGCACCGCCAGGCCCGCGCGCTGGCTGGCGAAGATCGTCGTCGCCAGCGCAACCAAAGTCGGCCCGAGGAACGAGGTCACCTTGCCGGCCAGCGCGAACAGGCCGAAGAACTCGCCGATCCGGGCTGGCGGCGCGATCCGGGCGAGCAGGCTGCGCGAGGAGGCCTGCAAGGGGCCGGCGACGAGGCCGATCAGCAGCCCGAGGCCGAGATAGACCTTCTCCGGCAACGAGGCGAAGAGCCCGTCGCCGAGCGTCGCCGGCGCCGCCTCGATCACGAAGGCGACCTGTCCCGGCCCGAGCGAGAGGATGCCGATGCAGGCGAAGAGCAGGCAGGCGATGGCGCCGAGGATCACCGGCTTGCCACCGAGGCGATCGTCGAGCTTGCCGCCGAGCCAGGCGCCGAACGTGCCGGTGACGGTGAGCAGGATGCCGAACACGCCGAGCTCGATCGTCTGCCAGCCGAACACCCCGGCGCCGTAGATGCCGCCGAAGGCGAAGAGCGCGACCAGCCCGTCCTGATAGATCATGTTGGCGAGCAGGAAGCGGCCGAGCCCCGGCAGCGAGGGCAGTTCGGCAATCGTCGCCTTGAGATGCGAGAAGCCACCAGCCGCCGCCGCCTTGAGCGGAATGCCGGTGCGCGGCGTATCCGGCGTCAGCAGGAACATCGGCGTGACGAAGATCACGAACCAGAGCGCGGTGAGCGGTCCCGAGAAGCGATCGCCCTCGCGGGCGGCGGCATCGAGCCCGAACAGGGGCGACAGGCCCGCCAAGGTCTTGCCGGTCTGCGGATCGGCGGCGAGAAGCCCGAGCGTCAGCGCCAGCGAGACCAGGCCGCCGAGATAGCCGACCGCCCAGCCCGTGCCCGAGAGCCGCCCGAGCTTCTCTGGCGGCACCAGCCGCGTCATCATCGCATTGTTGAAGGTCGTCGCGAATTCCGCGCCGATCGTGCCGATGACGAAGCCGGCGAGTGCGATCGGCACCGCCCAGGGCGAACCGGGCCTGGCGAACCAGAGCAT
This sequence is a window from Bosea vestrisii. Protein-coding genes within it:
- a CDS encoding MFS transporter; protein product: MSVVSLPASDEASAVYPPRRSIVAWIFFDWSAQPFFTLVTTFVFAPFFASALASNPAEGQALWGYATGLAGLAIALVSPLLGGIADKTGPRKPWIAVFGAMLVIGSAMLWFARPGSPWAVPIALAGFVIGTIGAEFATTFNNAMMTRLVPPEKLGRLSGTGWAVGYLGGLVSLALTLGLLAADPQTGKTLAGLSPLFGLDAAAREGDRFSGPLTALWFVIFVTPMFLLTPDTPRTGIPLKAAAAGGFSHLKATIAELPSLPGLGRFLLANMIYQDGLVALFAFGGIYGAGVFGWQTIELGVFGILLTVTGTFGAWLGGKLDDRLGGKPVILGAIACLLFACIGILSLGPGQVAFVIEAAPATLGDGLFASLPEKVYLGLGLLIGLVAGPLQASSRSLLARIAPPARIGEFFGLFALAGKVTSFLGPTLVALATTIFASQRAGLAVLIGFFLLGGWLLAGVKVKRP